In Opitutus sp. ER46, a single genomic region encodes these proteins:
- a CDS encoding chloride channel protein gives MPVGSAFGSLFAQLFHLSAAERKTLLVAGASAGMAAVFATPLAAVLLAVELLLFEWKPRSFIPVAVAAIIASVLRQPLLGAGPVFPIAAHGAPDLPLLGLALGIGVVAGLVSGALTTLVYACEDAFARLPVHWMWWPALGGLVVGVGGLVDPRVLGVGYETIHGLLRGDVLGLTLLTLLLTKAFVWSVALGSGTSGGVLAPLLMIGGAVGAALAAVTGWGDPGLGAVIGMAAMMGGTMRAPLTGTVFMFELTRDQNVLPALLVGSVAAVAVTVLLLRRSILTEKLARRGQHISYDYGVDLFDLVRVGEVMDQRPPVVPPDLVVSELADRIAHSDPVLARRQATLLVDADGTLRGIVTRGDLMRALEENPQAPLGALMAERNLQVAYPDETLQDAVARMLRHDIGRLPVISREVEHPRLLGYLGRAEILAARQRWHDEEERRERALLVPPRSPDAGTA, from the coding sequence ATCCCTGTCGGGTCGGCTTTCGGATCGTTGTTCGCCCAGCTCTTTCACCTGTCGGCGGCGGAGCGGAAGACGTTGCTGGTGGCGGGAGCGTCCGCCGGGATGGCGGCGGTGTTCGCGACGCCGCTGGCCGCGGTGCTCCTCGCGGTCGAGTTGCTCCTGTTCGAATGGAAGCCGCGCAGCTTCATTCCCGTGGCCGTGGCGGCGATCATCGCCTCGGTCCTGCGTCAGCCGCTGCTCGGCGCCGGGCCCGTGTTTCCCATTGCCGCCCATGGGGCGCCCGATCTGCCCCTGCTGGGGCTCGCGCTCGGCATCGGCGTGGTGGCGGGGCTGGTTTCCGGCGCCCTGACCACGCTGGTGTATGCGTGCGAGGACGCGTTTGCGCGGCTGCCGGTGCACTGGATGTGGTGGCCAGCGCTGGGCGGGCTGGTCGTGGGGGTGGGCGGGCTGGTGGATCCGCGGGTGCTCGGGGTTGGCTACGAGACGATCCACGGTCTGTTGCGCGGCGACGTGCTGGGGCTCACCCTCCTGACGCTGTTGCTCACGAAGGCGTTCGTGTGGTCGGTGGCCCTGGGCTCCGGCACCTCGGGCGGCGTGCTCGCCCCGCTGCTGATGATCGGCGGCGCGGTGGGAGCGGCGCTGGCGGCGGTCACCGGCTGGGGCGATCCCGGCCTCGGAGCGGTGATCGGCATGGCCGCCATGATGGGCGGCACGATGCGGGCGCCGCTCACGGGGACGGTTTTCATGTTCGAGCTCACGCGCGACCAGAATGTCCTGCCGGCGCTGCTGGTGGGCAGCGTGGCGGCGGTCGCCGTCACCGTCCTCCTGCTCCGGCGTTCGATCCTCACGGAGAAGCTCGCCCGCCGGGGGCAACACATCTCCTACGACTACGGCGTGGACCTCTTCGACCTGGTGCGGGTGGGCGAGGTGATGGATCAACGACCGCCAGTGGTGCCGCCCGACCTGGTGGTGTCTGAACTGGCCGATCGCATCGCGCACAGCGATCCGGTGCTCGCCCGCCGGCAGGCAACGCTGCTCGTGGATGCGGACGGAACGCTCCGCGGCATCGTCACGCGCGGGGATCTGATGCGGGCGCTCGAGGAGAATCCGCAGGCGCCGCTGGGCGCGCTCATGGCGGAGCGGAACCTGCAGGTGGCGTATCCCGACGAGACGCTGCAGGACGCCGTGGCGCGGATGCTGCGGCATGACATCGGACGCCTGCCGGTCATTTCGCGCGAAGTGGAGCACCCCCGGCTGCTCGGATACCTCGGACGCGCGGAGATTCTCGCCGCGCGGCAGCGGTGGCACGACGAGGAGGAACGGCGTGAACGCGCGCTGCTGGTGCCGCCCCGATCTCCGGACGCCGGGACGGCCTGA
- a CDS encoding SDR family oxidoreductase has product MNLVIGSTGLLGLEICRQLRARGQPVRALIRPSAEAGKRATLQGLAVQLMEGDLREPSSLRRACAGISTVISTASSTFSRQPGDSIATVDQEGQLALIDAAKGAGVRRFVFVSYRPKLPYPCPLTSAKLAVENRLKSAGIEYVVLRASYFMEVWLTPMLGFDPLHGTVRIYGEGENKLSWVSFRDVARVAALAAHHPQAREIVLDVGGPEALSPHQVVRMFEAAGAAEISPEHVPTATLQAQYEAATDPMQKSFAALMLGYAAGDAMDTGPMTALFPIPLATVRDYVASLLAQRAVAGS; this is encoded by the coding sequence ATGAACTTGGTCATCGGCAGCACAGGGTTGTTGGGACTCGAAATCTGTCGGCAGTTGCGCGCGCGGGGGCAGCCCGTGCGCGCGCTGATCCGCCCGTCGGCCGAGGCGGGCAAGCGCGCCACGCTGCAAGGCCTGGCCGTCCAGCTGATGGAGGGCGACCTAAGGGAACCGTCGTCGCTGCGTCGCGCCTGCGCGGGCATCTCCACCGTCATCTCCACCGCGTCGTCAACGTTCTCGCGGCAGCCTGGCGACTCGATCGCCACCGTCGACCAGGAGGGCCAACTGGCCCTCATCGATGCCGCGAAAGGCGCCGGCGTCAGGCGCTTCGTCTTCGTCTCCTACCGGCCGAAGCTCCCGTACCCTTGTCCGCTCACCTCCGCCAAGCTCGCGGTCGAAAACCGGCTGAAAAGCGCGGGAATCGAGTACGTCGTGCTGCGCGCCTCGTACTTCATGGAGGTCTGGCTCACCCCGATGCTCGGCTTCGATCCCCTTCACGGCACCGTCCGGATCTACGGCGAGGGAGAGAACAAGCTGAGCTGGGTCTCCTTCCGTGACGTCGCGCGCGTGGCCGCCCTGGCGGCGCACCATCCGCAGGCGCGGGAGATCGTCCTCGACGTCGGCGGACCGGAGGCCCTCTCCCCGCACCAGGTGGTGCGCATGTTCGAAGCCGCCGGCGCCGCGGAAATCAGTCCGGAGCACGTGCCGACCGCCACGCTGCAGGCGCAGTACGAGGCCGCCACCGATCCGATGCAGAAATCGTTCGCCGCGCTGATGCTCGGCTACGCCGCGGGCGACGCGATGGACACCGGGCCGATG